Proteins from one Mycobacterium sp. HUMS_12744610 genomic window:
- a CDS encoding carboxymuconolactone decarboxylase family protein, with the protein MTTTRVPRLPLDEAKAAADEAAVPDYMAELSIFQVLLNHPPLARAINDLLATMLWHGDLDPRLRELAIMRIGWLTACDYEWTQHWRVACRLGVPADDLLGVRDWRHHDSFGPAERAVLAATDDVVCDGAVSAASWAACAHELNGNTKVLLELVTAIGAWRMIASILHSLEVPLEDGVASWPPDGRPPTPEVS; encoded by the coding sequence ATGACGACAACCCGGGTGCCCAGACTGCCGCTCGACGAAGCCAAAGCCGCCGCCGACGAAGCGGCCGTGCCCGACTACATGGCGGAGTTGAGCATCTTTCAGGTGCTGCTCAACCATCCACCGCTGGCGCGCGCTATCAACGACCTGCTCGCCACGATGCTGTGGCACGGCGACCTCGACCCGCGCCTGCGCGAGCTGGCGATCATGCGGATCGGCTGGCTCACCGCCTGCGACTACGAGTGGACGCAGCACTGGCGGGTCGCTTGCCGGCTGGGGGTGCCGGCCGACGACCTGCTCGGGGTGCGCGACTGGCGGCACCACGACTCCTTCGGGCCCGCCGAGCGCGCGGTGCTGGCCGCCACCGACGATGTGGTGTGCGACGGGGCGGTCAGCGCGGCGAGCTGGGCGGCCTGTGCGCACGAATTGAACGGCAACACAAAGGTTCTGCTGGAACTCGTCACCGCGATCGGCGCGTGGCGGATGATCGCGTCGATCCTGCACAGCCTCGAAGTCCCGTTGGAAGACGGCGTCGCGAGCTGGCCGCCGGACGGCCGCCCACCCACACCCGAGGTGTCGTGA
- a CDS encoding condensation domain-containing protein — protein sequence MFIGGGTEHDSLRVGNAYDWDLNGGSVVTWQPTPGSLAKARQAPVSPVPASSMQVGHLRGYVEFKEKGLDYSRAVMGSWDVPGRCDIRAMTYVINAHLRRHATYHSWFEYNGPKDIVRHTIANPRDIQFVAKQYGEMTQPEWEEHVLATPDPLQWDCFRFGIVQYDERFALYAVVDHLHCDPMLIAGLYVEILMNYTAILEGKAPVTLPPAASYDDFCLREAQTVSSMTLDSPEVRKWIEFAEANGGTLPDFPLPLGDQSIPCGGDVHAVQLLGPEQTAQFEALCQKAGARFSGGLFACAALAHHELSGADTYYGLTPTDKRKSPADFMTVGWFTGVVPFTVPINPNSFGETARAAQESFDANMECANVPFDKVLELAPWLRKYGPQFTMMSYMDAGLPPLSAIVATALDGVNATAFTDGRSPAYMYSTVFRLFDEVSIMVSFPNNPVARESVIRYTDALKSAFDKVVAGSLAEIPVRAAG from the coding sequence GTGTTCATAGGTGGAGGCACCGAGCACGACAGCCTGCGGGTGGGGAACGCCTACGACTGGGACCTGAACGGGGGATCAGTCGTGACGTGGCAGCCAACGCCTGGTTCTCTTGCGAAGGCCCGGCAGGCGCCGGTCAGCCCGGTGCCGGCGAGCTCCATGCAGGTCGGCCACCTTCGCGGCTACGTCGAGTTCAAGGAGAAGGGGCTCGACTACTCGCGGGCTGTCATGGGCTCCTGGGACGTTCCCGGTCGTTGCGACATCCGCGCGATGACCTACGTGATCAACGCCCACCTTCGTCGGCACGCGACGTACCACAGCTGGTTCGAGTACAACGGTCCCAAGGACATCGTCCGGCACACCATCGCGAACCCGCGCGACATCCAGTTCGTCGCAAAGCAATACGGTGAGATGACGCAGCCGGAGTGGGAAGAGCACGTCCTGGCGACGCCGGACCCGCTGCAGTGGGACTGCTTCCGTTTCGGCATCGTCCAGTACGACGAGCGCTTCGCGTTGTACGCGGTGGTCGACCACCTGCACTGCGACCCGATGCTGATCGCCGGGCTCTACGTCGAGATCCTGATGAACTACACCGCGATCCTGGAGGGCAAGGCGCCGGTCACCCTGCCGCCGGCGGCCAGCTACGACGACTTCTGCCTGCGCGAGGCGCAGACGGTGTCGTCGATGACGCTGGACTCCCCCGAGGTGCGCAAGTGGATCGAGTTCGCCGAGGCCAACGGCGGCACCCTGCCCGACTTCCCGCTGCCGCTGGGTGACCAGTCGATCCCGTGCGGCGGGGACGTGCACGCGGTGCAGTTGCTGGGGCCGGAGCAGACGGCGCAGTTCGAAGCCCTGTGCCAGAAGGCGGGCGCCCGCTTCAGCGGCGGCCTGTTCGCCTGCGCTGCCCTGGCTCACCACGAATTGTCCGGTGCGGACACCTATTACGGGCTCACGCCGACCGACAAGCGCAAGAGCCCGGCGGATTTCATGACGGTGGGTTGGTTCACCGGTGTGGTGCCGTTCACGGTGCCCATCAACCCCAACTCGTTCGGGGAGACCGCACGCGCCGCGCAGGAATCCTTCGACGCGAACATGGAATGCGCGAACGTGCCGTTCGACAAGGTGCTGGAACTGGCCCCGTGGCTGCGCAAGTACGGGCCACAGTTCACCATGATGAGCTACATGGACGCGGGCCTGCCTCCCCTGTCCGCGATCGTGGCCACCGCGCTCGATGGGGTGAACGCGACCGCGTTCACCGACGGCCGCAGCCCGGCCTACATGTACTCGACGGTGTTCCGGCTGTTCGACGAGGTTTCCATCATGGTCTCCTTCCCGAACAACCCGGTCGCCCGCGAGTCGGTGATCCGTTACACCGACGCGCTGAAATCGGCGTTCGACAAGGTCGTCGCGGGCAGCCTGGCCGAGATACCGGTCCGCGCCGCCGGGTGA
- a CDS encoding glycosyltransferase, which translates to MKAVLAVHGTRGDVEPCAAVALELRRRGHDVRMAVPPNLIGFVESVGLSAVAYGPDSHTQLDEEVFRHFWRVQNPVNVLRPGAEYLTRGWAEMSTALVSLAEGADIIVSGQTYQGVVANIAEYYGIPMAAMHHFPHRVNGHIVPYVPGPLIRTTMRALYGMYWWMTKDAEDTQRRALGLPKTWRSSARRMIDDGALEIQAYDAVYFPGLTEEWDSRRPFVGQLTLELPTACDDEVASWIAAGTPPIYFGFGSMRVESPADAVAMIGDVCAQLGERALICAGVTDFGDAPHRDNVKVVREVNHAAVFPSCRAVVHHGGAGTTAAGMRAGVPTLILWIGAEQPAWALQVTTLKVGKARRFAGVTKKSLLKDLRTVLASDYVARARQIADRMTPAKVSVTTTADLLEDEVRRHHLIAAGSGGTAR; encoded by the coding sequence ATGAAAGCTGTTCTGGCTGTCCATGGCACCCGCGGCGATGTCGAGCCCTGCGCCGCGGTCGCCCTGGAATTGCGGCGCCGGGGGCATGACGTGCGAATGGCGGTGCCGCCCAACCTGATCGGATTCGTCGAATCCGTTGGGCTTTCGGCGGTTGCCTACGGGCCCGATTCGCACACGCAGCTGGACGAGGAAGTGTTCCGCCACTTCTGGCGGGTCCAGAACCCGGTCAACGTGTTGCGGCCGGGCGCGGAGTACCTGACGCGGGGCTGGGCGGAGATGAGCACGGCGCTGGTGTCGCTGGCCGAGGGCGCCGACATCATCGTGTCGGGGCAGACCTACCAGGGCGTCGTCGCGAATATCGCCGAGTACTACGGCATTCCGATGGCCGCCATGCATCACTTCCCGCACCGGGTCAACGGCCACATCGTCCCGTATGTGCCCGGGCCGCTGATCCGTACGACGATGCGGGCGCTCTACGGGATGTATTGGTGGATGACGAAAGACGCCGAGGACACCCAGCGGCGCGCCTTGGGTCTGCCCAAGACGTGGCGCTCCTCGGCCAGGCGGATGATCGACGACGGCGCGCTGGAGATCCAGGCCTACGACGCGGTCTACTTTCCGGGCCTCACCGAGGAATGGGACAGCCGGCGCCCGTTCGTGGGCCAGCTGACACTGGAGCTGCCGACAGCGTGCGACGACGAGGTCGCGTCGTGGATCGCGGCGGGGACACCGCCGATCTACTTCGGTTTCGGCAGCATGCGGGTCGAATCGCCCGCCGACGCGGTCGCGATGATCGGCGATGTCTGTGCGCAGTTGGGCGAGCGGGCGCTGATCTGCGCCGGGGTCACCGATTTCGGCGACGCGCCGCACCGTGACAACGTCAAGGTGGTCCGTGAGGTCAATCACGCGGCCGTGTTCCCGTCCTGTCGCGCGGTCGTCCATCACGGCGGCGCGGGAACCACGGCCGCGGGCATGCGGGCCGGCGTGCCCACGCTGATCCTGTGGATCGGCGCCGAACAGCCGGCCTGGGCGTTGCAGGTCACGACGCTCAAGGTCGGCAAGGCGCGGCGCTTCGCGGGAGTGACCAAGAAGTCGCTGCTCAAAGACCTGCGCACCGTCCTGGCTTCGGACTACGTAGCGCGCGCCCGCCAGATCGCCGACCGCATGACGCCGGCCAAGGTGAGCGTGACCACCACCGCCGACCTGCTCGAGGACGAAGTCCGGAGGCATCACCTGATCGCGGCGGGCTCCGGCGGAACGGCGCGGTAG
- a CDS encoding GAP family protein has translation MWSFVLWMALVTAPDPVRMGIAILLVSRPRPLLNLFAFWLGGMTTGVVAGLTALLVLRDALPGLVHDMTATMARLTGGHVQIVVGVLVLSVAAVGAMRRPARVPVPTGGPVAPPPQSSTPTAFSQLVSRARDTLGGGNPWVAFVVGLGQATPPVQYLAALAAILASGAAFGTQLGAAVTFTAVTLVLVEIPLVSYLVAPARTEAITLQAHRWMRRHSRRILVVSAGVLGVVMLAQGTGFS, from the coding sequence ATGTGGAGCTTTGTGCTGTGGATGGCGCTGGTCACGGCGCCCGACCCGGTGCGCATGGGTATCGCCATCCTGTTGGTCTCGCGGCCACGGCCGTTGCTCAATCTGTTTGCGTTCTGGCTCGGCGGCATGACAACGGGCGTGGTTGCTGGCCTGACCGCGTTGCTGGTTCTGCGCGACGCGTTGCCCGGCCTGGTGCACGACATGACGGCGACGATGGCCCGTCTCACCGGCGGGCACGTCCAGATCGTCGTCGGCGTGCTCGTCCTGTCGGTCGCCGCGGTGGGCGCGATGCGCAGGCCGGCCCGGGTGCCGGTACCCACCGGGGGACCGGTCGCGCCGCCGCCGCAGTCGAGCACCCCGACGGCGTTCTCCCAACTGGTCTCGCGCGCCCGCGACACGCTCGGTGGCGGCAATCCGTGGGTGGCGTTCGTGGTCGGCCTGGGGCAGGCGACCCCGCCCGTGCAGTACCTGGCGGCGCTGGCGGCCATCCTGGCCTCCGGGGCCGCGTTCGGCACGCAACTGGGCGCGGCCGTCACGTTCACCGCGGTGACGCTGGTGCTGGTCGAGATTCCGCTCGTCAGTTACCTGGTGGCGCCCGCGCGGACCGAGGCGATCACGCTGCAGGCGCACCGATGGATGCGCAGACACAGCCGGCGAATCCTGGTCGTCAGCGCCGGCGTGCTGGGCGTCGTCATGCTGGCCCAGGGGACGGGCTTCTCCTGA
- a CDS encoding RND family transporter, with product MVIAGWIMFAGALALIFPPLPVQAAKQEQKPLPDDAPTVIVGHEMQKAFHEIGGGSEALIILVDERGLTPADEDTYRKLIDTLQQDEQDKQAKVAVQDVLKVPEMRELLASKDGKAINLPVSFPGEAMAPATLAAYRHVKEIAQQVTKGTTLTAYLSGPLASIADITAMTEEDAHFIEISTVICVLVILFVIYRNVVTMLVPLANIGASIGTTQGVLSGLVGAGLPFNLESMILMSAVMLGAGTDYAVFLISRYHDYVRHGQTSDEAVKNALMSIGKVIAASAATVAVTFLAMVFTKLQVFSAVGPAISIAIVIALCSAVTLMPALLVLAGRRGWIKPRRELTTRMWRITGTRVVRRPRIHLVGSLVVLVALASCTSVMRFNYDDLKTMPASVDSSKGYAAMNRHFPMNAMTPMMLFVQSSHDLRTPTALADLEQVANRVSQLPNVTMVRGLTRPNGERLEQMKLSWQAGEVGGKLDEASGQIANHGDDLDKLVNGSNQLADALAQLRDQVTGTVSSLSGVVGTLTSMEQMLGGDKAIAALDQGSTYTGQMKSLGDNLGASTAHAENTAQWAGPMLAALNDSPECNADPGCVQSRAGLAALVAADNDGTLNSLKIMSRNLQSAQKAATIGQTLDTVQQTLMQASSAMKTIKGLQATMAQAQQGSNMLADGSRAIAGGVKALVEQTRKLGTGLNEASQFLLNMKQDADTPSMAGFNLPPQITTRDEFKKGAQIFLSPDGHAARYFIQSALNPFTTEAMDQVNTIEKAARSALPNTELADAKVSVVGVPTGLRDTRDYYNHDINFIVIATILIVFLILVGLLRAIVAPLYLIGSVLLSYMSAMGLGVLVFQIFMGQNLHWSLPGLSFILLVAIGADYNMLLISRIRDESPHGVRVGVIRTVGSTGGVITSAGLIFAASMFGLMSASIYTMLEAGFILGMGILIDTFVVRTITVPALAAMIGQKNWWPSNLGKTPAQVVAAYETKQRQLEQISEQLVRMKVIPSPRTHVPAPAPQANGHAPGAHKASKGDRSTAHVPNHALPLFDLSGMSTQLTDELVEPTRDAVSANGRRNGNHKRRVDRYLGHSLPLFGPDVLSHALVSVGTNGHANGSNGKHRTADAEQAGDQDESLPLFGPDGR from the coding sequence GTGGTCATCGCCGGCTGGATCATGTTCGCCGGCGCCCTGGCGCTGATATTTCCCCCGCTTCCGGTACAGGCAGCCAAGCAGGAGCAAAAGCCCCTGCCGGACGACGCCCCGACCGTGATCGTGGGCCACGAGATGCAAAAGGCCTTCCACGAGATCGGCGGGGGCTCCGAAGCGCTGATCATCTTAGTCGACGAGAGGGGCCTGACACCCGCCGACGAGGACACCTACCGCAAACTCATCGACACGCTACAGCAGGACGAGCAGGACAAGCAGGCCAAGGTAGCCGTCCAGGACGTCCTGAAAGTGCCGGAGATGCGCGAGCTCCTGGCCAGCAAGGACGGCAAGGCCATCAACCTGCCGGTCAGCTTCCCCGGTGAGGCCATGGCGCCCGCGACGCTGGCGGCGTATCGCCACGTCAAGGAGATAGCCCAGCAGGTCACGAAGGGCACCACGCTCACCGCCTACCTCAGCGGGCCGCTCGCGAGCATCGCCGACATCACCGCGATGACCGAAGAGGACGCGCACTTCATCGAGATCTCGACGGTGATCTGCGTGCTGGTCATCTTGTTCGTCATCTATCGCAACGTGGTCACCATGTTGGTGCCGTTGGCCAACATCGGTGCATCTATCGGGACCACCCAGGGCGTGTTGTCCGGGCTCGTCGGCGCGGGCCTGCCGTTCAACCTGGAAAGCATGATCCTGATGAGCGCGGTCATGCTCGGTGCGGGAACGGACTACGCGGTCTTTCTGATCAGCCGCTATCACGACTATGTGCGGCACGGCCAGACGTCGGACGAAGCGGTCAAGAACGCGTTGATGTCGATCGGGAAGGTCATCGCCGCGTCGGCGGCCACGGTCGCAGTCACCTTCCTCGCGATGGTCTTCACCAAGCTGCAGGTGTTCTCGGCCGTCGGCCCGGCGATCTCCATCGCGATCGTCATCGCGTTGTGCTCCGCGGTGACGCTGATGCCGGCCCTGCTCGTCCTGGCGGGACGCCGCGGCTGGATCAAGCCCCGCCGCGAGTTGACCACCCGCATGTGGCGGATCACCGGAACGCGGGTGGTGCGCCGGCCGCGAATCCATCTGGTGGGCAGCCTGGTGGTGCTCGTCGCCCTGGCCAGTTGCACGAGCGTGATGCGCTTCAACTACGACGACCTCAAGACGATGCCGGCCTCCGTCGACAGCTCCAAGGGCTACGCGGCGATGAACCGCCATTTTCCGATGAACGCCATGACCCCGATGATGTTGTTCGTCCAGTCCTCCCACGACCTGCGCACCCCGACCGCCCTGGCCGACCTCGAGCAGGTCGCCAACCGGGTGAGCCAACTGCCCAACGTCACCATGGTGCGGGGCCTGACGAGGCCCAATGGTGAACGGCTGGAACAGATGAAGCTGTCCTGGCAGGCCGGCGAAGTCGGCGGCAAGCTCGACGAGGCATCCGGCCAGATCGCCAACCACGGCGACGACCTCGACAAGCTGGTCAACGGCTCCAACCAGCTGGCCGATGCCCTGGCTCAGCTTCGGGACCAGGTCACCGGCACCGTTTCGAGTCTCAGCGGAGTGGTCGGGACGCTGACGTCCATGGAGCAGATGCTGGGCGGTGACAAGGCCATCGCCGCGCTCGACCAGGGGTCCACCTACACCGGGCAGATGAAATCACTCGGCGACAACCTCGGCGCGTCCACCGCGCACGCCGAGAACACGGCCCAGTGGGCCGGCCCGATGCTGGCGGCGCTCAACGACAGCCCGGAATGCAATGCCGACCCCGGCTGCGTGCAGTCGCGCGCGGGGTTGGCGGCCCTGGTCGCGGCCGACAACGACGGCACCCTGAACTCGCTGAAGATCATGTCCCGCAATCTGCAGTCGGCCCAGAAGGCGGCGACGATCGGCCAGACGCTGGACACCGTGCAGCAGACGCTGATGCAGGCATCCAGTGCCATGAAGACGATCAAGGGCCTGCAGGCCACGATGGCGCAGGCGCAACAGGGCTCCAACATGCTGGCCGACGGCAGCCGGGCGATCGCCGGCGGTGTGAAGGCGTTGGTCGAGCAGACCAGGAAGCTGGGCACCGGCCTCAACGAGGCGTCGCAATTCCTGCTGAACATGAAGCAGGACGCCGACACGCCGTCGATGGCCGGGTTCAACCTGCCCCCCCAGATCACGACCAGGGACGAGTTCAAAAAGGGCGCCCAGATATTCCTCTCGCCGGACGGTCACGCGGCCCGCTATTTCATCCAGAGTGCGCTGAACCCGTTCACCACCGAGGCGATGGATCAGGTCAACACGATCGAGAAGGCGGCCCGCTCCGCCCTGCCGAACACCGAGCTGGCCGATGCCAAGGTGTCGGTGGTCGGAGTTCCGACCGGGCTCAGGGACACTCGTGACTACTACAACCACGACATCAACTTCATCGTCATCGCGACGATCCTCATCGTGTTCCTGATTCTGGTCGGTCTGCTGCGGGCCATCGTCGCGCCGCTGTACCTCATCGGCTCGGTGCTGCTCTCCTACATGTCCGCGATGGGCCTCGGCGTGCTGGTGTTCCAGATATTCATGGGCCAGAACCTGCACTGGAGCCTTCCCGGCCTGTCCTTCATCCTGCTGGTCGCGATCGGCGCCGACTACAACATGCTGCTGATCTCGCGGATCCGCGACGAGTCACCGCACGGGGTGCGCGTCGGGGTCATCCGCACCGTGGGCTCGACCGGTGGCGTGATCACCTCGGCGGGGCTGATTTTCGCCGCCTCCATGTTCGGCTTGATGAGCGCCAGCATCTACACGATGCTCGAGGCCGGCTTCATCCTCGGCATGGGGATTCTGATCGACACGTTCGTGGTGCGCACCATCACGGTGCCGGCGCTGGCCGCGATGATCGGCCAGAAGAACTGGTGGCCGTCGAACCTCGGAAAGACTCCCGCGCAGGTGGTCGCGGCGTACGAGACCAAGCAGCGCCAGCTGGAGCAGATTTCCGAACAACTGGTCCGGATGAAGGTCATTCCCAGCCCCAGAACCCACGTCCCGGCGCCTGCGCCGCAGGCAAATGGTCATGCACCGGGGGCGCACAAGGCGTCCAAGGGCGATCGATCGACCGCGCATGTCCCCAACCACGCACTCCCCCTGTTCGACCTCAGCGGCATGTCCACGCAACTGACCGATGAACTGGTCGAACCGACACGTGATGCGGTGTCCGCCAACGGCCGCCGCAACGGCAACCACAAGCGCAGAGTCGACCGCTATCTGGGCCACTCGTTGCCGCTGTTCGGCCCGGACGTCCTGTCGCACGCGCTCGTCAGCGTGGGAACGAACGGGCATGCCAACGGGAGCAACGGGAAACACCGCACGGCCGATGCCGAGCAGGCAGGCGACCAGGACGAGTCGCTCCCGCTGTTCGGCCCCGACGGACGGTGA
- a CDS encoding AMP-binding protein yields MVQSSIPAVLRERASLQPNDTAFTFLDYDQDWDGVAIPLTWSQLYRRVSNLAAQLLDHGSKGDRAVILAPQSPDYLISFLGALQAGLIAVPLSVPYGGPHDERTTSVLADTTPTVLLTTSGVVDHVSPYARAQEGGSAPSIVEVDRLDLDSRPSGPRPGSRRAPAEHSETAYLQYTSGSTRTPAGVTVSNKNVFTNFEQIMADYFALDGGVAPPGLTAVSWLPFYHDLGLLLGIVMPILVGAPSVLTSPVAFLQRPARWLHLMAGDGPTFSGGPNFAFEVAARKTSDADMAGIDLGGVHTIQNGSERVQPKTLKQFADRFAPFNLNPAALRPSYGMAEATVYIATRNVGDPPETVHFDSEKLPAGQAQRCATGSGTPLISYGVPKSMLVRAVDPETCHECPDGTVGEIWVHGGNVASGYWRKPEDTAATFGARIKNPSEGTPEGPWLRTGDSGFFSDGELFIVGRIKDLLIVYGRNHSPDDIEATIQEVTPGRCAAIAIPDKGVEKLVAIIELKKKGESDEEATDRLRVVKREVTSAISKSHGLRVADLVLVSPGAIPITTSGKIRRSQCVELYRQDEFTRLDA; encoded by the coding sequence GTGGTCCAGTCCTCCATCCCCGCGGTGCTGCGCGAACGTGCGAGCCTGCAGCCCAATGACACGGCGTTCACGTTTCTCGATTACGACCAGGATTGGGACGGCGTCGCGATACCGCTGACGTGGTCGCAGCTTTATCGGCGGGTATCCAATCTCGCCGCCCAGTTGCTCGATCACGGGTCCAAGGGTGATCGGGCCGTGATCCTGGCCCCGCAGAGCCCCGACTACCTCATCAGCTTTCTCGGCGCGCTGCAGGCCGGGCTCATAGCGGTCCCGTTGTCGGTGCCCTACGGCGGCCCCCACGACGAGCGCACCACGTCGGTGCTGGCCGACACCACCCCCACCGTCCTTTTGACCACCTCGGGCGTCGTCGACCACGTCAGCCCGTACGCCCGGGCGCAGGAGGGCGGATCGGCGCCCTCGATCGTCGAAGTCGACCGGCTGGACCTGGATTCGCGGCCGAGCGGTCCGCGGCCCGGATCGCGCCGCGCCCCCGCCGAACACTCCGAAACCGCCTACCTGCAGTACACGTCGGGTTCCACCCGCACACCGGCCGGGGTGACGGTCTCCAACAAGAACGTCTTCACCAACTTCGAGCAGATCATGGCCGACTATTTCGCTCTCGACGGGGGAGTGGCCCCACCGGGGCTCACCGCGGTGTCGTGGCTGCCGTTCTACCACGACCTGGGGCTGCTGCTGGGAATAGTCATGCCGATTCTGGTGGGGGCGCCCAGCGTGCTCACCAGCCCGGTTGCATTCCTGCAGCGACCCGCCCGGTGGTTGCACCTGATGGCCGGCGACGGCCCCACATTTTCGGGAGGGCCGAACTTCGCGTTCGAGGTGGCCGCGCGCAAGACATCTGACGCGGACATGGCCGGGATTGACCTCGGGGGCGTCCACACCATCCAAAACGGCAGCGAACGCGTGCAGCCGAAAACACTCAAGCAATTCGCTGACCGGTTCGCCCCGTTCAATCTGAATCCCGCGGCCCTGCGGCCGTCCTACGGCATGGCCGAGGCCACCGTGTACATCGCGACCCGGAACGTGGGCGATCCCCCCGAAACCGTGCACTTCGACTCCGAGAAGCTGCCCGCCGGCCAAGCGCAGCGCTGCGCAACCGGAAGCGGCACACCGCTGATCAGCTACGGTGTCCCGAAATCGATGCTGGTCCGCGCCGTCGACCCCGAGACCTGCCACGAATGCCCCGACGGAACAGTCGGCGAGATCTGGGTGCACGGCGGCAACGTGGCTTCGGGCTACTGGCGCAAACCCGAAGATACCGCCGCCACGTTCGGGGCCCGCATCAAGAACCCCTCCGAAGGCACCCCCGAGGGCCCGTGGCTGCGCACCGGGGACTCGGGTTTCTTCTCCGACGGCGAGCTGTTCATCGTCGGCCGCATCAAGGACCTGCTGATCGTCTACGGGCGCAACCACTCTCCCGACGACATCGAGGCCACCATCCAGGAGGTCACGCCCGGGCGCTGCGCGGCGATCGCCATCCCGGACAAGGGCGTCGAAAAGCTGGTCGCCATCATCGAACTCAAGAAGAAGGGCGAGTCCGACGAAGAGGCGACGGACAGGCTCCGCGTGGTCAAACGTGAAGTCACTTCGGCGATTTCGAAGTCTCACGGGCTGCGGGTAGCCGATCTTGTGCTCGTCTCGCCCGGCGCGATCCCCATCACCACGAGCGGCAAGATCAGGCGCTCGCAGTGCGTCGAGCTCTACCGGCAGGACGAGTTCACCAGGCTAGACGCCTAG